Within the Clostridium scatologenes genome, the region AATTATATAAGTATCAGCTTCGCCTCCATTTGTGATAAATATCTTTTCTCCATTTAAAATATAGTAATCACCTTCTAAAACAGCAGTAGTTTCAGTACCACCAGCATCACTACCAGCATTTTCTTCAGTAAGTCCAAATGCACCAAGCTTTTCTCCATTTGCCAGTGGAATTAAATATTTTTGCTTCTGTTCTTCTGTTCCATAGGCAGCAATTGGATATGTGCCTAAAGATGTATGTGCAGAAAGAATTACACCTGTACCACCATCTACTCTTGACAGTTCCTCAACAGCAATGGCATAGCTTATTACGTCTAGACCTGCTCCACCATACTCTTTTGAATACGGAATTCCAAGCATACCTATATCAGCTAACTTTTTAATCGCTTCTGAAGGAAATTTATTTTCCTGATCTAATGTAAATGCAATAGGCTTAACTTCCTCTTCAGCAAATTGCCTAATTTTTCTTCTCAAATTTTCATGCTGTTCTGTAGTTTTAAAAAACATAAATATACCTCCCCAAAATCAAAACATTTTCATGTATGTCTCCCTTTAATGAACTGTATTAATGAAAGCTTCTTAAATTCAGGTGACTCTTTTAATTCCCTCCTCTTAAAAGTCATCTAATAAACATATTTACTATCCGAAAATATTTCAAGCAACTTTTAATAAATAGTTTTTATCAATTACTTTTAATATTTATATAATTTATTATACTACTTGATAATAATTATTACAACCCATTTTAAATTTTTTTTGGAATAATAACCAATAATTAAATTCTTTGGATTATACTAGTTTATTTTCTAATCTTTTGTTTTCAAGGATTTAAATGAATTTTTTTAATAAAAAATTTTAAGTTTCTACTTAAATAGAATGTTAAAAATACACATTTATAAATTTCTAACATTTTGCTAGCTATTCAATATAAACATAAATGTAGTATAATATTTTAAAATATAAAGTATTCTAAATATATGTTTTTGAAGTTAATATAAAAATTTAGCTTTCTTAATAAGATAAAACATATGAAGTGAACAAAAATCAATATAATGCACTAAGGAGAGGTTTTTATGAAGAAATATAAAATTGGGGTAATTTCTGATACCCACGGTCTTTTAAGAGAAAAAGTTTTAGAAATTCTAAAAGGATGTGATCTAATTATACATGCTGGAGATGTAGTAGATCCCAATATATTAAAAGAACTGAAGAAAATTGCTCCTGTCACTGCCGTACGAGGTAATTGTGACAAAAGTAATTTTGCATATGAATTAAACGAAACGGAAATAGTAGAAGTGCAAAATAGATTAATATATGTACTTCATGATATTGACATGCTAGATATAGATTTACAAGCAGCAGGTATTGATGTTGTTATAAGTGGTCATTCTCACAAACCACTAAAACTAAAACACAATAATGTATTATTTTTAAATCCAGGAAGCGCTGGTCCTAAAAGATTGAATTTACCTATAAGTATGGCAATATTAAATATAGATAACAATAACATAGATTCAGAATTAATTACTATAAGTTCAATGTAAAATCAAAATTATTCAATTTATAATTTAAAAATATTATCAATAATATAAATTTATCCGATCGCTACCATTGCTAATATTTCCATCTTCTTCAAGTAGGAAATAAGCACTGCTACGTGCCTGGATAAGTTCTTCTAAGAATCGCTTGATTTTAATTTTATCTTAACATGATCAGCCTCCTACTGATCAAATTTTACATATAACATATTGTATTGATATAATTATTATATATGTAGAAACTAATATTTTATATTAAGGAGGAATTAATTTATGTTTCATATAGTTGATTTTGAAAAATGGGAAAGAAAAGATCACTTTAAGTACTACACTGAACAAATTAAGTGCGGTTATAGTATCACTTCAAATCTTGATGTTACTTTGTTTAAGGAATCATTAAAAAAGAATAATCTAAAATTTTACCCTTCATTTATATATTGTGTTACTTATAACATAAACTCAATGCCAGAATTTCGCATTAGACTTAAAGAAAATAATCAGTTAATTGTATATGATATTGTCCATCCAAGCTATACCATTTTTCATGAAGATGATCATACCTTCTCAGATATTTGGTCAGAATATACAGATGATTTTTATAAATTTTATGATAATTATAAAAATGATATTGAAAAATATTCGAATATTAAAGGCGTAAAAATTAAACCTAATCAACCTGAAAACTTTTATTGTATATCATGTGTACCATGGTTGAATTTTACAGGATATTCCACATATAGTAATGGTTCTAATCCATCACTAATGCCAATTATAACATACGGAAAATATCATAAAGAAAATGAAAAATGGTTAATGCCTTTTACAGTTACAATATCACATGCAGCAGCTGATGGATACCATGTGAGCAAGTTGATTAACAATATCCAAGCAACAATAGATAAATTTAATACTAAGCAAACATAATTAAGTCAAAATATTACTATACAAGTTTACAAATACTAATTTTTTATGTATTGTAAATTATTTTATTTTTAGGAGGTAATCGATTTGGGTATATTAGGCAATATATTTTCTTTAAACAACAAATCAATTTATTCATCTATCAGAAAAGGAAATATAGATGAAATAAGGAATTATCTAAATGAATCTAACAATTATAATTCCGATTTTCAACTTCAAAGTATACTTCATTATGCCATTGATAACTGTGAAAACAATTATTTTGAAACAATTATATTATTAATAAATAGCGGCATTGATATCAACAGCCATCATAGCAAATTTTTAGAAACTCCTCTTCATAGACTTTGTGCAAGAGCAACCCCTCATATTGATATAATAACTATACTATTACAAAAAGGTGCTGAAGTTAATGCTGTCAATATATCTGGTAAAACTCCCGTATTTTACTGCAATTTTAGTTATTCTGTAGAGCTATTAAATCTTCTTATAAAATATGGAGCCGATATAAACATAAAAGATAAGTATCAAAATACACTTCTCCATGATGACTATGTAAGTTGCCTTGATGAACATTTTGAAGAATTTCTAAAAACATTATTAAATTTGGGTTTTGATATAAATTCAAGAAATGATTTAGGTTTAACACCATTAGCTCTTTGTAAAAATGAAAAAATCGAGAACATTTTAGTAAAATACGGTGCATTTAAATAATCTTAATTTTAAATATTAAATAGTGTGGCTGTGATATTAAAAAATATGTTTTTTTACCATAATGTCATATTTAAAAATTAGTAAGAATATTATATGGTGAAAGCTCTACATTTCCGGGGGTTGTAAAATGCCAGGAAGTATTAAAAAAATATTAGAAAGTGTTTTAAGTAAAGGAATTTATGACATTATTAAGTATTTAATTTTCATAGTTATCACTGGAATAACAGGGTTAGCGACGCATATTGTTGTTTCTAACGTTGATTATTTGGTACCTTATTCAATCATGATAGCCATTATTACTGCAGCAACTGTGGGGTTATTTGGATTATTTGTATATAAAAAATACAGTCCTATATATAATGTATATACTAAAACCGACTTTAAATATATATTTTTAGAAAAAGAATGTTCTTATGAATATATCGATATGCACCACATAATATACCAAAAGCAGATTAAGCTCAAAGTTCTATGTAAAAGTATTGATAGATACTATGATAAATATAATTGGACTGGCAGCGATAAAACTAAAATTAGTAGTGCTAATAAAGATCATATAATTATATTGACAACCAAACGAGACTCTTTTCAACAATTTGAGGTTCATTTTGGCAAAATCTATAAGAAAGGCGATATAATAAATCTTCATTTAACTTTTGAATTACGAGATAATGAAAATAAAGCTAACCCAGTTATATCTTCAACTATAGTAGAACCAACAAAACACCTTAGATTAAGAATTAAAATATCCAAAAACTATAGAGAAGGTTCTGCAAATGCTGAAATATTTCCAATTATAGATAGTCGTATTGCCTTAGATAAATATGAAAAAAGTTTTGACAATAATGGAGTAATAGATTGGGAAATATCAAATCCTCCAATGTTATTAGTCTATTCATTACGATGGAATATACCAAAATCATAATTTTTTTAAATTTATAGTTATATAGTAACATAAAATGTGGCAATACTATATTATGTACAAAAGTATATTTTAAATTTAAAAAACAAAGGGTGATTTTATATGCACGACTAACAATTGGGGAATATAAATAAATTCAAATTATATAAGAATTCATTTATATTCCCAATACTCACAATTTTTTTATTATACAATTAATTCATTTTGTTGGAATTATTTCGAAAAACTTTTATTTATTTACTATTTACAACTGTATTCTCTCCATAAGTTTTTTTATTTTATTTTGTTCTTTTTCACTTAATCCAGAAATGTACTTATTAAATTCACTATACCATTCCTTTTCATATTCATTTTCAAGACTTAGATCATATATATATCTTGATAAAAGAACTACCTCCATTTGAGATAAACTTTTAAAATACATAATATATTCATCTTCAAATAGGCAGTCAGCACTTAATATATCAAATAAATCTTTCAAACTATTAATCTCATCTTTAATTAACTTTATTTTATCTTCCACTAAGGAACAATCTCTAATTTTTTCACTTAATTTTTTAAATTTATAATCTGACATACTTTCACTATCATTGTATTGAATCATTTCATCCATACTATCTTCATTAAAGGATAAGAATATTGATTCTAATCTATTTATTCTTATCCTTTCGTTTATCAATAAAGCTGCTTTCAATGCAGATTTTTTCATATAAGCTATCAACGCCTGATTTTTAATACAGAAAATTTTACAACATTTTTCTACACTATTTAATAATTCTAATTTTAATTCTTCTAAAGATAATTTTTCTAATTTATTTTTTATACATTTCCTATCTAAACTAGTAATATTAAGGCTATCTAACTCTTTGCCACAAATAATCATTCCTATTGAATTAATGAACACCAATTCAAATATATTTATTAACAACAATTCACAGTTTTTGCTATAAGCTTTTAACAAGTTATTAATTTCACTAATATGAAATTTATGACAAAACTCATTTTCTAAACTTAAAGTCTCTAAATAATTATATATATATTCAATGCCTGTATAGTTCATGTTATCAATGTAAAGCTGATAATCTATTGCCCCAGAGCCTTCATGAGCTGCAAAAAAACTATTATATTCTTTAAAAAACAATGGAATTCCATAATCTATAGTATCATTATAGGAATAATTATCAACTTTAAGTTTATTTTTGCTAATTTGACATAATAGCTTCTTGCTATATAATACTTTTTCACTAATTAAATCCTGTCCTTTACTCAATATTTCGAATAAACAAGTATTTTTTATTTCTCTTATCACAAGATCTATATTGTTAAAGCTCTTCAAATATATGCCTATAGTATAATCAATACATTTCAAAATGCTTTCAACTATCTCTACCCTAACAGAGCTGCTTTCATCCTTTGTGTAATATTTTAATTTCTCTTTCAAAAGCTCCATTCTTTCAAAATATACTTTTTTTAAGGCATTATCGTTTAGTAATTTTTTTTGATAACAAATTGCTAAAATCTCTTTTAAAAAACTTTCCTCATCAAAATTCTCTCCCCAAAAATAACCATATTTTTCAATACTATTACTCTTACCCATATCATCAATCCTTTTCGTTATCAAGATTTGTATAATCTTTGAAACCATTTCTTATATTGTCAGCAATTTTATATAATACCTTTCCTTCTAAAAGTTCCAACGATCCCTGACAATAATTATCAAATTTGTCCTCCATAATTTCTATTAGCTCATCATCACTTATACAATCTAAAGTTTCATTTTTATAATTATAAAAAATTTCTACAAGCTCATTTATTGTATCGCTATAGTTATACTGAGATATATATGGTGAATCACAAAAGGCTTCAATAATTTTGCTTATAATTTGACCATTGAATTCTATTCTTCCACTTTTTTCAAGTGCTATATTTCTTGTGTTCATAATTTCCTTAACATCTTCACAAGAAAATTTTAATCCATATTCTTTTGTGAATTCGTTACACTGAATTATGTCATTAAAAACTTGCTTTTCTAATAATTCATTTTGAAATAAATCAATAGAATTTTTCATTTCCAAAACTTCCTTTCAAAAAAGTATTGACTTTTTGTTTTAAATGTGATATGATTAAAATGATGTATTATGCAATATTCATTGTAACATTTATACATTTTATTGTCAATATATCTTATTAAGTTACGGTTTATAATAGATAAATTTTTAATTCTTCCATAAAAAAAGACTTAAGTCTCAATAAAATTGAAATTTAAGCCTTTTTCTAATTATACAAACAACTTAATGATTTAGAAATTTTAATACACCTTATTAAATAACTTTAGCATTAATATTAATTTTCTATTTAAATACTTTAACCCTATTTTCTAAAGGTTCAAACTGTTTATCATCAGGTTGTGCTGTTGGTTTTCCAAATGGCATTTGTCCGATAAGTTTCCAATTATTTTGTATAGACCATTCTTTTTTAATATCTTCTTCAATTAGTTCATTATAGTGTTGCAATGATACACCAAATCCTTCAATTTCTAATGAAGTCCATATAATATACTGATTTATACCACTTGATTGTTGTGACCAAATTGGAAAATTATTTTTATAAGCAGGAAACTTCTCCTGAAGCCCTTCAATTACACTATTATCTTCAAAAAATAAAACTGTACCATATCCATTTTGAAATGAATTTATTTTATTCTCGGTAGAACTAAATTTATCAGCTGGAACTATCCTTCTTAAAGCTTCCTTTGTAATATCCCATAATCTATCGTGGTGTTTTCCAAGTAACAATACTACTCTTGCACTTTGAGAATTAAATGCTGATGGAGCATGTTTTACAGCATATTCAATAATTTCTTTAATTCTTTCGTCAGAAGTTACAACTTCTTTACTAATTCCATAAAATGTACGTCTGTCTGCTACAGCAGAATAAAAATTTTTTCCCATATTATCATTCCTCTCTAAAAATTTTAAATATTTTTCATATCAATTATTTTCACCATTTATTGATTAATTATTTTTAGCTTACATAATTGTTTAATTATTATATATTGTTATATTTAGCATCTAGTTTAAATTTATTATTATATAAAAATCATAATTAGTCAATAACTTTTCAACAAATTTTCAAAAATAATTTAAATTTGCCTACTTAAATTATTTATCAGATCACTACCATTGCTAATGCCTCAACTTTCTTTAAAGGAAAATGCATGCAAATTAATATTTCTTAAAATAATACTCTATCTTTTTTAATATAAAAACACTCCCCTTTTCACTAACAGATTTTATTTCTAAATCTGCTTATCTTAAGGGGAGTATAACATTAATAATATTACTTTAATTTTGTGATTTTATAACTTTTGATCTTAATATTAAATAAGAATCATATATATTCTATCAAGTGATTCTTAGACTCAGATGGAGTTTGCTTATTCGGATAAAAAAATAAGCTATATTAATCTCCTATCTCAACATATATTCTCTTATTGATTTTCCCCTTACTTTTATAGTCTACTATTTTTATTTTTCCAACCTCAGAAGTATTTTTTACATGAGTTCCTCCATCTGCTTGAAGGTCTAATCCCTCAATTTCAACTGTTCTTATTTGTTTAATTCCTTCTGGTAAAAGATTTATTTTCGTCCTTATTAGATCAGGGATTTTAAAAGCTTCTTCCCTTTCTAAAATATTTACCTTAAGTTCTCTTTTACATTGTACTTCCTTGTTAACCTTCTCTTCAATTTCCTCTACTAGTTCCTTATCGAAATTTTCAAACTCAAAGTCCATTCTTCCTTTAAGACAATCCATATCTCCACCAGTTACCTGTGCTTTATAATCTCTCCATACAACACCACATAAAATATGCATAGCTGTATGAGTTCTCATTAATTTATATCTGTGTTCCCAATCTATTTTTCCTGTACACATTTCATTGACTTCAGGAAGCTTTCCATCAATATAGTGGTATACATCATTTCCTTTTTTCTTAACCTTTTTAACAACATACTTATCTTCAGCTGTTTCCAATACCCCAATATCACAAGGTTGACCACCACCCCCTATATAAAATGCTGTTCTATCCAAAATAACAGCATTTTCAGCCTCATCTGTACCAATAACTTTACATTCAAATTCCTTTATGTAACTGTCTTTTTGAAATATTAATTCAGTCATTTCTCATTCCTCCTAAATTCTATTTAAAATTATTAAATTGGATAAAAGTTTACAACTATAGCTTTAAGAGTGCTCTTACCACAACTTTTATAAGTGTGAGAATTTGCTGATGAAAAACAAATAGAATCTTCCTTTTTAAGCAAATAATCCTCATTATTTGTTGTAAGTACAAGCTCTCCTTGAATAACACTAATATATTCTTGAGATTTTTCAGAATGACCAACAGAAGTATAGGTTGCCTTTGAATCCAATTCAAGTAAAAATAACTCAAAATTTCTATATGGTGTATTACCATAATAGCAGTAAACACGATAAGTTCCATCTTCACTATTCTGATGTTCAGCTTCTGATTTTTTTACCACAGAAGTTTCATCTTCATGTTTATCAATTATCACTGTATAAGGAACATTTAAGCCCTTTGCAATTTTCCAAATAGTATTGATAGTTGGGTTTGAATCTCCCTTTTCAATTTGTGAAAGCATTACTTTACTCACTCCAGATAATTCTGCTAATTGCCCTAAACTTAAATTTCTTTCCAACCTCAAACGTTTAAGATTTTCTGCAATTATTGGATTCAAATTCATATATCAAACCTCCTGTCAAATAAATATTCAAGTATTGTTAATTATATTTTACAATTGTTATCTATTTTTTACAATTTATTAAATATATTATACATATCATAAGTTATAATTGCAAGTTCTATTTTAAAAATATTTATTTGTCTAAAATTTAAAACCAATTAATAACAGTATAAGAATTAGTATTTGTAATCTTTAATACTTTAGAATATAAAAATAATGCGAAGCTTTGCCTCGCATTATACTCATTTAACATCATAATTAATGAAACTTTACCTACACTTAATAGTTGAATAAAAAACAGTGCCTAAAATGATAATTCCACCTAATATTTCTCTTAAAGTTGGTATTTCTCCTAGCAAAAAAGCAGCAAAGACAATACCGTAAACTGGCTCAAGACTGGATATAATACCTGCTGTTTGGGTTTTAATATTCTTTAAGCCATTTATGAATAGAGAATGAGAAATTCCAGTGAAAACTGTACCTAATACTATAAGCAACACTATATCTCTAGAGCTAAAAACAGGCTTCTCCAAAAATAATGAAGGCATTAATACAATTGCTGCTACAAATTGTTCATAAAAAGCAATTAATGAACTTGAATATTCTTTTACATATTTTCTATTCATCATTGAAAGAATAGCATAAGTAAATCCTGATACTATTCCCCAAAGAACTCCCTGTGTTAGATTATTTCCAAGTTGAAACTTTGGAACTACAAGAAGTACTCCTAAAAATGTAATAACTGCAATTACAATATCTCTTAACTTAATTTTCTCCTTGAAAAAATATGGTTCAAGAAAAGTGACAAAAACAGGAAAAGTAGAAAATGTAAGCAGTCCTATTGCTACTGTAGCTGTCTGTATGGATTTAAAAAAAGCGCTCCAGTGAATAGCTAAAATTATGCCCATTACTATTAGATAAAAATAATGCTTTTTTTCTCTTAGCTTTATATCATTTTTTAAATAAAACATTAACATAAATAAAAATATACTTGAAAAGACAACCCTTCCGAGAACAATTATCATTGATGGCAGTGATAATAACTTTCCAAATAAACCTGACAAACCGAATAAAAAAACAGCAAAATGAATTTGTATTAAATTTTTATTTTTTATATTCATATAGTTACCCCCCACAAAACCTTAAAAGTTATCTTATAAATTTGAATTTTTCAATTAATCACTTTTCATAAATAGCATTAAGCTGAAGCAGTTATTTATGATGGATTAATTATTAAATCCACTAATCATGGAAGATAAAAATACTTGTGTCTTTTCATCGCAATTCCTCCTAAATTTACTTTCTATATAACAGGGATAACCATTTTTAATACGTATTAACCTAATATATTCATATTTAATAACTATAAAAATATAATGCTAATATTATGTGATTTATTTAATTTTTATATTGCTTTAAAATATACTTATCATTTTAGCATCCTAATATTTAATTTTCAATAATGTTTTTTACATAATTATGAAAATAAACTATTTTAAAATAAAAAGAAGATGCTCTAAATGTATGTTTACATATTTCACATCTCCCTTATTATATATAAATTTTTTATTTGCACTAACAACCCCATTTTTTGCATTGCTCTATTCTTTTTCCATCATCACCTTGCTCTTTATCATATGCAAACTTATTAAGCAAACCACAAGGAAAATCATTACATTTTCCACAATGCAAAAGCCCTTTATTTTCACAGCAAGATTTCACTGGACAACTTTCACCCCAAAAGGGTTTATCAATATACACACAACCTTTACAATTAACTTGTTCTCTATATTTGCATTCTGAGCATAAAATACCACATCTTGATTCTACCATTCTTTATAATCCCCCAATTATGAGCAAAAATTTAACTTTGAAAGCTTATAAATACCTATACTAATTCTTGTATAAACTCAATTGGAAACATAGTACGCTTAGCTGTTTCTTCAGGAGTTAAACCTTGGCTTAAAAATCGCTTTATGACACTTACCATACTCTCCCCAACTTCAATAATATGTTTATCGGGATCATAAAATCTAATGACTCTCTGTCCCCATGGATATTCTTTAACATCATGAACATATTCTATATTATCAAAGCTTTTTAGCCTTTCTACAAATCCATTTAAATCTTCTTCTTCAAAATAGAGTTCAAAATTATTTGACTTATGTAAAACTTCATTTTCATTTATATAAATAAGTTCAGCAAAACCCTTTTGTATTGCAAAACCATTTTCAAAAGTAACATTTGCTCCAAAGTCCATTGTCACCTTTTGATTAAGCACCTTTCCATAAAAATTTTTTGAAGCTTCAATATCACTAACAGCTATAAGTGGACATACAAATTTCATTTAAATCTCTCCTATCTATACTTTCTTAACATCATTTATTATATATCAATATTTAAAAATTTCATTGTAAAAATCGGACATGTTTTTGAAAAATTCTTTAGGAGAAATTCCACATATTTGTTTAAAATCATGGATAAAATGTGATTGATCAAAATAGCCTAAAATTTGAGCTGTATTTATGTAACTTTTATATTCAGCTTTTTTTAGCATATTTATTGAATAGTTTACTCTAGAAATTCTTAAAAATGTCTTTATATTTATTCCAATATATTCATTAATTAGCCTATTTAAATGACGCTCACTTATATATTCACTTGACGATAACTCTTTTACTGTTAATATTCCATTGGCAATTTTAATTCTTTCTAATGCAGAATCAATCACTGCATGTTGTTTATTATTTTTCTCTACTGATTTCAACAATATCATATCCACCATTGAAATCATATCATCTACATTATTTGAAATTTCCATAGCATACCTTAAAGAATCATATAAATGCTTGTTAACTTCATCTACTTGTGCCTGAATATCACATATGTCTGATTGTTTTATACCTATAATAGCATGTAATCCTCCAGGTACAAACTCAATAAAGAATCTTATTTTTTTAGAGTTCACATCATTTTTTACTATAACTGTTTTTGTTGTTGCACCCCAAAGTCTTAATGAAAAATCATTATTTTCATAAGTATATATGATACAACCACTGCAGTCAGGTATTAAGGTCAAATCATTAATATTATCACTGCACTTTCCCATTTCCTTTGGGTTTGGAAATAATATAGTATAGTGTGCAATATACTTTCTAAGAAGAGGATGAGGAGCTATGTATATATAATTGGGTGTTTCTTTTATTTTTAAATGCTTATTTACCAAAATATCATTAAAAAACAAATTCTATTCCTCCCACATAAATA harbors:
- a CDS encoding alanyl-tRNA editing protein, whose product is MTELIFQKDSYIKEFECKVIGTDEAENAVILDRTAFYIGGGGQPCDIGVLETAEDKYVVKKVKKKGNDVYHYIDGKLPEVNEMCTGKIDWEHRYKLMRTHTAMHILCGVVWRDYKAQVTGGDMDCLKGRMDFEFENFDKELVEEIEEKVNKEVQCKRELKVNILEREEAFKIPDLIRTKINLLPEGIKQIRTVEIEGLDLQADGGTHVKNTSEVGKIKIVDYKSKGKINKRIYVEIGD
- a CDS encoding DMT family transporter codes for the protein MNIKNKNLIQIHFAVFLFGLSGLFGKLLSLPSMIIVLGRVVFSSIFLFMLMFYLKNDIKLREKKHYFYLIVMGIILAIHWSAFFKSIQTATVAIGLLTFSTFPVFVTFLEPYFFKEKIKLRDIVIAVITFLGVLLVVPKFQLGNNLTQGVLWGIVSGFTYAILSMMNRKYVKEYSSSLIAFYEQFVAAIVLMPSLFLEKPVFSSRDIVLLIVLGTVFTGISHSLFINGLKNIKTQTAGIISSLEPVYGIVFAAFLLGEIPTLREILGGIIILGTVFYSTIKCR
- a CDS encoding metallophosphoesterase family protein; this translates as MKKYKIGVISDTHGLLREKVLEILKGCDLIIHAGDVVDPNILKELKKIAPVTAVRGNCDKSNFAYELNETEIVEVQNRLIYVLHDIDMLDIDLQAAGIDVVISGHSHKPLKLKHNNVLFLNPGSAGPKRLNLPISMAILNIDNNNIDSELITISSM
- a CDS encoding DUF6323 family protein, giving the protein MKNSIDLFQNELLEKQVFNDIIQCNEFTKEYGLKFSCEDVKEIMNTRNIALEKSGRIEFNGQIISKIIEAFCDSPYISQYNYSDTINELVEIFYNYKNETLDCISDDELIEIMEDKFDNYCQGSLELLEGKVLYKIADNIRNGFKDYTNLDNEKD
- a CDS encoding helix-turn-helix domain-containing protein, with the translated sequence MNLNPIIAENLKRLRLERNLSLGQLAELSGVSKVMLSQIEKGDSNPTINTIWKIAKGLNVPYTVIIDKHEDETSVVKKSEAEHQNSEDGTYRVYCYYGNTPYRNFELFLLELDSKATYTSVGHSEKSQEYISVIQGELVLTTNNEDYLLKKEDSICFSSANSHTYKSCGKSTLKAIVVNFYPI
- a CDS encoding VOC family protein, whose translation is MKFVCPLIAVSDIEASKNFYGKVLNQKVTMDFGANVTFENGFAIQKGFAELIYINENEVLHKSNNFELYFEEEDLNGFVERLKSFDNIEYVHDVKEYPWGQRVIRFYDPDKHIIEVGESMVSVIKRFLSQGLTPEETAKRTMFPIEFIQELV
- a CDS encoding helix-turn-helix transcriptional regulator, with product MFFNDILVNKHLKIKETPNYIYIAPHPLLRKYIAHYTILFPNPKEMGKCSDNINDLTLIPDCSGCIIYTYENNDFSLRLWGATTKTVIVKNDVNSKKIRFFIEFVPGGLHAIIGIKQSDICDIQAQVDEVNKHLYDSLRYAMEISNNVDDMISMVDMILLKSVEKNNKQHAVIDSALERIKIANGILTVKELSSSEYISERHLNRLINEYIGINIKTFLRISRVNYSINMLKKAEYKSYINTAQILGYFDQSHFIHDFKQICGISPKEFFKNMSDFYNEIFKY
- a CDS encoding nitroreductase family protein, with protein sequence MGKNFYSAVADRRTFYGISKEVVTSDERIKEIIEYAVKHAPSAFNSQSARVVLLLGKHHDRLWDITKEALRRIVPADKFSSTENKINSFQNGYGTVLFFEDNSVIEGLQEKFPAYKNNFPIWSQQSSGINQYIIWTSLEIEGFGVSLQHYNELIEEDIKKEWSIQNNWKLIGQMPFGKPTAQPDDKQFEPLENRVKVFK
- a CDS encoding chloramphenicol acetyltransferase; this encodes MFHIVDFEKWERKDHFKYYTEQIKCGYSITSNLDVTLFKESLKKNNLKFYPSFIYCVTYNINSMPEFRIRLKENNQLIVYDIVHPSYTIFHEDDHTFSDIWSEYTDDFYKFYDNYKNDIEKYSNIKGVKIKPNQPENFYCISCVPWLNFTGYSTYSNGSNPSLMPIITYGKYHKENEKWLMPFTVTISHAAADGYHVSKLINNIQATIDKFNTKQT
- a CDS encoding DUF3795 domain-containing protein, which encodes MVESRCGILCSECKYREQVNCKGCVYIDKPFWGESCPVKSCCENKGLLHCGKCNDFPCGLLNKFAYDKEQGDDGKRIEQCKKWGC
- a CDS encoding DUF6179 domain-containing protein, whose protein sequence is MGKSNSIEKYGYFWGENFDEESFLKEILAICYQKKLLNDNALKKVYFERMELLKEKLKYYTKDESSSVRVEIVESILKCIDYTIGIYLKSFNNIDLVIREIKNTCLFEILSKGQDLISEKVLYSKKLLCQISKNKLKVDNYSYNDTIDYGIPLFFKEYNSFFAAHEGSGAIDYQLYIDNMNYTGIEYIYNYLETLSLENEFCHKFHISEINNLLKAYSKNCELLLINIFELVFINSIGMIICGKELDSLNITSLDRKCIKNKLEKLSLEELKLELLNSVEKCCKIFCIKNQALIAYMKKSALKAALLINERIRINRLESIFLSFNEDSMDEMIQYNDSESMSDYKFKKLSEKIRDCSLVEDKIKLIKDEINSLKDLFDILSADCLFEDEYIMYFKSLSQMEVVLLSRYIYDLSLENEYEKEWYSEFNKYISGLSEKEQNKIKKLMERIQL
- a CDS encoding ankyrin repeat domain-containing protein: MGILGNIFSLNNKSIYSSIRKGNIDEIRNYLNESNNYNSDFQLQSILHYAIDNCENNYFETIILLINSGIDINSHHSKFLETPLHRLCARATPHIDIITILLQKGAEVNAVNISGKTPVFYCNFSYSVELLNLLIKYGADINIKDKYQNTLLHDDYVSCLDEHFEEFLKTLLNLGFDINSRNDLGLTPLALCKNEKIENILVKYGAFK